A genome region from Nocardia sp. NBC_00565 includes the following:
- the dcd gene encoding dCTP deaminase: MLLSDRDIRAEIAAGRLGVEPLQENLIQPSSIDVRLDGLFRVFDNSRYTHIDPAQRQDELTSLVEPADGEPFVLHPGEFVLGSTLEVCTLPNDLAGRLEGKSSLGRLGLLTHSTAGFIDPGFSGHITLELSNVANLPITLWPGMKIGQLCLLRLTSPAENPYGSTTAGSKYQGQRGPTPSKSYLNFPLPT; the protein is encoded by the coding sequence GTGCTGCTTTCCGATCGTGACATCCGTGCGGAGATCGCCGCTGGGCGTCTCGGCGTCGAGCCGCTCCAGGAAAATCTGATCCAGCCGTCGAGTATCGATGTGCGCCTGGATGGACTGTTCCGGGTCTTCGACAACTCCCGCTACACCCACATCGATCCCGCGCAACGCCAGGACGAGCTGACCAGCCTGGTCGAACCCGCCGACGGTGAGCCCTTCGTGCTGCATCCCGGCGAATTCGTGCTCGGCTCCACGCTGGAGGTCTGCACGCTGCCGAACGATCTGGCCGGTCGGTTGGAGGGCAAGTCGAGTCTGGGGCGGCTCGGCCTGCTGACGCATTCGACGGCGGGCTTCATCGATCCGGGCTTCAGCGGCCACATCACGCTGGAGTTGTCGAATGTGGCGAACCTGCCGATCACCCTCTGGCCAGGTATGAAGATCGGCCAGCTCTGCCTGCTCCGGCTGACCAGCCCCGCCGAGAACCCGTACGGCAGCACGACCGCGGGTTCGAAGTACCAGGGCCAGCGCGGCCCGACGCCCTCGAAGTCCTACCTGAACTTCCCGCTGCCCACCTAG
- a CDS encoding XRE family transcriptional regulator, with product MAAAHEASEHAGQAESTNVGATTLEQLDADVTRIANDYVHIPPVPMMVEMLRVRRRVYRLLEGHQRPADTSHLYLLAGTLSGLLANASTDLGYLDAAGEQIRAAWAYSELCGHNGLRAWTRGMHALIEYWSDRPRRGVLLAQSGQEFAESATAKVRLLNIEARIWSQLGSAADADRCIRAADAAREAPDADTLHDEVGGVFGFNEAKAHYYAGATYIHLGQAQPALSATQRAIELYASGPSEQRSYGAEAMARVDSAAAHLINGSLDGAAAALLPVLGLAEDKRIAQLEERLLGVRHRIAGPAFHDAVEARLLDERIEEFCGSTAAKGIPPGTSSA from the coding sequence ATGGCGGCTGCCCACGAGGCGAGCGAGCACGCCGGCCAGGCCGAGAGCACGAATGTGGGTGCTACCACCTTGGAACAGCTCGACGCCGATGTCACGCGCATCGCGAACGATTATGTGCACATCCCGCCGGTACCGATGATGGTGGAGATGCTGCGGGTGCGACGCCGGGTCTACCGACTGCTGGAGGGACATCAGCGTCCCGCCGACACCAGTCATCTATACCTATTGGCGGGCACACTGTCGGGTTTGCTCGCCAACGCGAGCACCGACCTGGGGTATCTGGATGCCGCAGGCGAGCAGATCAGGGCGGCCTGGGCGTATTCGGAGCTGTGCGGGCACAACGGATTGCGCGCTTGGACCCGCGGCATGCACGCGCTCATCGAATACTGGTCCGACCGCCCGCGCCGCGGCGTCCTGCTGGCGCAGAGCGGACAGGAGTTCGCCGAATCGGCCACGGCCAAGGTACGACTATTGAATATCGAGGCGAGGATCTGGTCCCAGCTGGGCAGTGCCGCCGATGCCGATCGCTGCATTCGCGCCGCCGATGCTGCCCGCGAGGCGCCGGATGCCGACACCCTGCACGACGAGGTCGGCGGTGTCTTCGGCTTCAACGAGGCGAAGGCCCACTACTACGCGGGTGCGACCTATATCCATCTCGGTCAGGCCCAACCCGCATTATCCGCGACCCAGCGGGCCATCGAGTTGTACGCGAGCGGTCCGTCCGAGCAGCGCTCCTATGGGGCCGAGGCAATGGCTCGGGTCGACAGCGCCGCGGCGCACCTGATCAATGGCAGCCTGGACGGCGCGGCCGCCGCCCTGCTTCCGGTGCTCGGGCTCGCCGAGGACAAGCGCATCGCCCAACTGGAGGAACGGCTCCTCGGCGTGCGGCACCGAATCGCGGGTCCAGCGTTCCACGATGCCGTGGAAGCGCGCCTCCTGGATGAGCGGATCGAGGAATTCTGCGGATCCACGGCGGCCAAAGGCATCCCGCCGGGCACTTCGTCGGCCTGA
- a CDS encoding pyridoxal phosphate-dependent aminotransferase, whose product MGRVSPSHLPHHPPRALEQSTKLQNVLYEIRGPVHAHAARLEAEGHRILKLNIGNPAPFGFEAPDVIMRDIIAALPYAQGYSESKGILSARRAIVTRYELVPGFPELDVDDVYLGNGVSELITITMQALLDNGDEVLIPAPDYPLWTAMTSLAGGTPVHYLCDESNGWQPDIADIESKITAKTKALLVINPNNPTGAVYSAEVLQQLVDLARKHQLLLLADEIYDKILYDDAKHISLASLAPDLLCLTFNGLSKAYRVAGYRSGWLAITGPKEHAAGFLEGIDLLASTRLCPNVPAQHAIQVALGGHQSIEDLILPGGRLLEQRDVAWERLNMIPGVSCVKPKGALYAFPKLDPNVYEIRDDSKLILDLLLQEKILMVQGTGFNWPHHDHLRIVTLPWARDLAVAIERFGNFLSGYRQ is encoded by the coding sequence ATAGGACGGGTGAGTCCAAGCCACCTACCGCATCACCCGCCACGCGCGCTGGAGCAGTCCACGAAGCTGCAGAACGTCCTCTACGAAATTCGTGGACCGGTACACGCGCATGCGGCACGGTTGGAGGCGGAGGGGCATCGCATCCTCAAGCTCAACATCGGCAATCCGGCCCCCTTCGGATTCGAGGCGCCCGATGTGATCATGCGTGACATCATCGCCGCACTGCCCTATGCCCAGGGCTACTCCGAATCCAAGGGCATCCTCTCGGCCCGGCGCGCCATCGTCACCCGCTACGAGCTGGTCCCTGGCTTTCCCGAACTCGACGTCGACGATGTCTACCTGGGCAACGGCGTCTCCGAGCTGATCACCATCACCATGCAGGCGCTGCTGGACAACGGTGACGAGGTGCTGATCCCGGCGCCCGACTATCCGCTGTGGACCGCGATGACGAGCCTGGCCGGTGGCACGCCGGTGCACTACCTATGCGACGAGTCCAACGGCTGGCAGCCCGATATCGCCGATATCGAATCGAAGATCACCGCCAAGACCAAGGCGCTGCTGGTCATCAATCCGAACAATCCGACCGGCGCGGTGTACTCCGCCGAGGTGCTGCAGCAGTTGGTCGACCTCGCGCGCAAGCATCAGCTGCTGCTGCTCGCCGACGAGATCTACGACAAGATCCTCTACGACGACGCCAAACACATCTCGCTGGCCTCGCTTGCGCCCGATCTGCTGTGCCTGACGTTCAACGGTCTGTCCAAGGCCTACCGGGTCGCGGGTTACCGCTCCGGCTGGCTCGCGATCACCGGCCCCAAAGAGCATGCGGCCGGCTTCCTCGAGGGTATCGACCTGCTCGCCTCGACCAGGCTTTGCCCGAATGTGCCCGCGCAGCACGCGATTCAGGTGGCGCTCGGCGGACATCAGAGCATCGAGGATCTGATCCTGCCCGGCGGGCGGCTGCTCGAGCAGCGCGATGTCGCGTGGGAGCGGCTGAACATGATCCCGGGCGTGTCCTGTGTGAAGCCGAAGGGCGCGCTCTATGCGTTCCCGAAGCTGGATCCAAACGTCTATGAGATCCGCGATGATTCGAAACTGATCCTGGACCTGCTGCTCCAGGAGAAAATTCTGATGGTGCAGGGGACCGGCTTCAATTGGCCGCATCATGATCACCTGCGGATCGTGACGCTGCCGTGGGCGCGTGACCTCGCGGTCGCGATCGAGCGTTTCGGGAACTTCCTGTCGGGTTACCGGCAGTAG
- a CDS encoding Hsp70 family protein: MSSVLGVSVGAGAVRMARPHAANPHGRVAPHSFDLQTIPVVEHQVEELAAEAIGVTLVSMPGIAATAIAYRSEQHAKALRAAMARQQLTNYELVPEIIAALEFAQSTGDIRGISALVVYDLGSSGLTVSVVDTETREIRHSERTSDISGDYLDSLIREQQIASGRIAHPPDSAGLAALDALCREAKEQLSTNTAVALPSEQGLVLLAQENFESLIMLAIESSARMARDVIVRADRPVHGVLVIGGCARIPLIAKVLERWMGVPVIVPDNPETVVTRGAALLARPVRPVGTNSQHHAPAADSLLDDDELSPAWLSAPPKRRRKREINGAVLTVSALAVVAAIGLGLGYGPQVLERDSQSGDRATSISPTSPPRTTTLDPQIAVAPATTTDGSESVAAPPPRRATTSEPAPTHPGPNTIVVPGLPTIVLPTIPPEIFPFPPPAPR, from the coding sequence ATGAGTTCGGTTCTGGGAGTTTCGGTGGGGGCCGGCGCCGTCCGTATGGCGCGGCCACACGCCGCGAACCCTCACGGCCGGGTCGCGCCGCATTCGTTCGATCTGCAGACCATTCCCGTCGTCGAACATCAGGTGGAGGAGCTGGCCGCCGAGGCGATCGGCGTGACGCTCGTTTCCATGCCCGGCATCGCCGCCACCGCGATCGCCTACCGCAGTGAGCAGCACGCCAAAGCGCTGCGGGCGGCCATGGCGCGCCAGCAGCTCACCAATTACGAACTCGTGCCCGAAATCATCGCGGCGCTCGAATTCGCGCAGTCCACCGGGGATATTCGCGGTATCTCCGCACTCGTGGTCTACGACCTCGGCAGCTCCGGATTGACCGTCAGCGTCGTCGACACCGAGACCCGTGAGATCCGCCACAGCGAACGCACCAGCGATATCAGCGGTGACTACCTCGATTCGCTGATTCGCGAACAGCAGATCGCCTCGGGCCGGATCGCGCATCCGCCCGATTCGGCGGGGCTGGCCGCCCTGGACGCGCTGTGCCGCGAGGCGAAGGAACAGCTGTCCACAAACACCGCCGTGGCCCTGCCGAGCGAACAGGGCCTGGTTCTGCTCGCGCAGGAGAACTTCGAATCCCTCATCATGCTGGCGATCGAATCATCGGCCCGGATGGCGCGCGATGTGATCGTGCGCGCCGATCGACCGGTGCACGGTGTGCTCGTGATCGGCGGCTGCGCCCGAATTCCGTTGATCGCCAAGGTGCTCGAACGCTGGATGGGTGTGCCGGTCATCGTGCCCGACAATCCGGAGACGGTGGTGACCCGCGGCGCGGCCCTGCTGGCGCGTCCGGTTCGACCCGTGGGCACCAACTCGCAGCACCACGCACCCGCCGCGGATTCGCTGCTCGATGACGACGAACTCTCGCCCGCTTGGCTATCCGCGCCACCCAAGCGCCGCCGCAAGCGCGAGATCAACGGCGCGGTGCTGACCGTCAGCGCACTGGCCGTGGTCGCCGCGATCGGACTCGGCCTCGGCTACGGTCCGCAAGTCCTGGAACGCGATTCGCAGAGCGGCGACCGCGCCACCTCGATCTCCCCGACCAGCCCGCCGCGCACCACCACCCTCGATCCCCAGATCGCCGTCGCACCCGCAACCACCACCGATGGCAGCGAGTCGGTCGCCGCACCGCCCCCGCGTCGCGCGACGACTTCGGAACCGGCACCGACGCATCCGGGGCCGAATACCATTGTGGTGCCCGGCCTTCCGACGATCGTGCTGCCGACCATCCCGCCGGAGATCTTCCCCTTCCCGCCGCCCGCGCCGCGCTGA
- a CDS encoding UDP-glucose dehydrogenase family protein: protein MRCTVFGTGYLGATHAACMAELGHDVVGVDIDPGKVAKLSDGVVPFYEPGLEEVLRRNLDAGRLRFTTSYAEAAAHAQVHFLGVGTPQKKGEYAADLKYVHAVVDTLAPLLERPSVIVGKSTVPVGTAAALGTRARALTDTPVEVAWNPEFLREGFAVKDTLRPDRLVLGVDHARDAAAWVEDLVREIYADLIAAEVPFLLTDLATAELVKVSANAFLATKISFINAVSEVCEATGADVTMLADALGYDARIGRRFLNAGLGFGGGCLPKDIRAFMARSGELGADHAVAFLREVDNINMRRRTKMVDMATRACGGSLLGANVAVLGAAFKPESDDVRDSPALNVAGMIQLHGAVVTVYDPKAAENSRRVFPTLNYATSVAEACDRADVVLVLTEWDEFVALHPQDLDPVVRKRSIIDGRNCLNRATWRAAGWVYAGLGTP from the coding sequence ATGCGATGCACAGTCTTCGGAACCGGGTACCTCGGGGCCACGCACGCTGCGTGCATGGCCGAGCTCGGGCACGACGTGGTCGGCGTGGATATCGATCCGGGCAAGGTCGCGAAGCTGTCCGATGGCGTGGTGCCGTTCTATGAACCCGGGCTGGAGGAGGTGCTGCGGCGCAATCTGGATGCGGGCCGGCTGCGGTTCACCACCTCATATGCGGAGGCGGCGGCCCATGCGCAGGTGCATTTCCTCGGGGTCGGGACGCCACAGAAGAAGGGCGAGTACGCCGCGGACCTGAAGTATGTACACGCCGTGGTGGATACGCTCGCGCCGCTGCTGGAGCGGCCGTCGGTGATCGTCGGGAAGTCGACGGTTCCGGTCGGCACCGCGGCGGCATTGGGGACGCGCGCTCGCGCGCTCACCGATACCCCGGTGGAGGTCGCGTGGAATCCGGAGTTCCTGCGTGAGGGGTTCGCGGTGAAGGACACGCTTCGTCCGGATCGACTGGTGCTCGGGGTGGATCACGCACGCGACGCGGCCGCCTGGGTCGAGGACCTGGTGCGCGAGATCTACGCGGACCTGATCGCGGCCGAGGTGCCGTTCCTGCTGACCGATCTCGCCACCGCCGAATTGGTGAAGGTCTCCGCGAATGCCTTTCTCGCGACCAAGATTTCCTTTATCAACGCGGTATCGGAGGTCTGTGAGGCGACCGGCGCGGACGTGACGATGCTGGCCGACGCGCTGGGCTACGACGCGCGCATCGGCCGCCGATTCCTCAATGCCGGACTGGGTTTCGGCGGCGGCTGTCTACCCAAGGACATCCGCGCGTTCATGGCGCGCTCCGGTGAACTCGGCGCCGATCACGCGGTGGCGTTCCTGCGCGAGGTCGACAACATCAACATGCGCCGCCGCACCAAGATGGTCGATATGGCCACCCGGGCCTGCGGCGGATCGCTGCTCGGCGCGAATGTCGCGGTGCTCGGTGCGGCGTTCAAACCCGAATCCGATGATGTGCGCGACTCACCCGCGCTGAATGTGGCCGGGATGATCCAGCTGCACGGCGCGGTGGTGACGGTGTACGACCCGAAGGCGGCGGAGAATTCGCGGCGCGTATTCCCCACGCTGAACTACGCGACATCGGTGGCCGAGGCCTGCGATCGCGCCGATGTGGTGCTGGTGCTGACCGAGTGGGACGAGTTCGTCGCATTGCATCCGCAAGACCTCGATCCGGTGGTCCGCAAGCGGTCCATCATCGACGGCCGGAACTGTCTCAATCGTGCCACCTGGAGAGCCGCGGGATGGGTGTACGCCGGACTCGGCACACCGTAG
- a CDS encoding YdcF family protein, with protein MRRHRGIRARSAWVVLGVAVVVLVAGLWPVYVRPRVDAPARADAILVLGGAHDGREKLGLRLAGAGYAPQVLFSDPYENSALMNRICHSRYSFQVTCLDPSPRTTRGEGRELAERAAAEGWRRVIVITFTPHISRARYILGKCWDGEILMVDPRPRLSVGRWAYDYFYQSAGFVKALFEDC; from the coding sequence GTGCGACGCCACCGCGGAATCCGGGCACGTAGCGCCTGGGTGGTACTGGGCGTCGCGGTGGTGGTTCTCGTCGCGGGTTTGTGGCCGGTCTATGTCCGGCCTCGGGTCGACGCGCCCGCGCGGGCCGATGCGATCCTGGTGCTCGGCGGTGCGCACGATGGGCGCGAAAAGCTGGGGCTGCGGCTGGCCGGCGCGGGCTACGCGCCTCAGGTGCTGTTCTCCGACCCGTATGAGAACAGTGCGCTGATGAATCGAATTTGCCACAGCCGCTATAGCTTCCAGGTCACCTGCCTCGATCCGTCGCCGCGCACCACGCGCGGCGAGGGGCGCGAACTGGCCGAGCGCGCCGCGGCCGAAGGCTGGCGTCGAGTCATCGTCATCACCTTCACCCCGCATATCTCGCGGGCCCGCTACATCCTCGGGAAGTGCTGGGACGGTGAGATTCTCATGGTGGATCCGCGGCCGCGGCTGTCCGTCGGCCGGTGGGCGTACGACTACTTCTATCAGTCCGCCGGCTTCGTCAAGGCGTTGTTCGAGGACTGCTAG
- a CDS encoding acyl-CoA dehydrogenase family protein: MDYNWSAADLAFRDEVRAFLDEQLTPELRRAGHLATSVYPDHAASMRWQHILHERGWAAPAWPVQHGGCEWSLTQHYIFNRESMLAGAPTLSPMGIRMVAPAIIAFGTPEQKAFYLPRILTGEIFFCQGYSEPEAGSDLAALTMAAVDDGADFRCTGSKIWTTHATEANWIFCLVRTSRAGKKQQGITFLLIDMTTPGIEIRPLVMTSGEQVQNQVFFDNVRVPKSNVLGRIDDGWTVAKYLLVHERGGAASPMLQVMAQEVAAAAGGQTGPDGNALIDDAAFAAKLAEARIRTEVLEILEYRTLSEMAQGKNPGPASSMLKILATELSQRLTELALEAAGPRGRVYQPHATEPGGPIAEFTPPADGYRSGEDWQAVAPLRYFNDRAGSIYAGSNEIQRNILAKAALGL, encoded by the coding sequence ATGGATTACAACTGGTCAGCGGCCGATCTGGCCTTCCGCGACGAGGTTCGCGCATTTCTCGACGAGCAGCTGACGCCGGAATTGCGCCGGGCCGGACATCTGGCGACGAGCGTGTATCCGGACCATGCGGCGAGCATGCGATGGCAGCACATCCTGCACGAGCGCGGATGGGCCGCGCCCGCCTGGCCGGTGCAGCACGGTGGATGCGAGTGGAGCCTCACTCAGCACTACATCTTCAATCGCGAATCGATGTTGGCCGGTGCGCCGACACTGTCGCCGATGGGGATCCGAATGGTCGCGCCCGCGATCATCGCGTTCGGGACGCCGGAACAAAAGGCGTTCTATCTGCCGCGGATCCTGACCGGGGAAATCTTCTTCTGCCAAGGGTATTCGGAGCCGGAGGCCGGTTCGGACCTGGCCGCGCTGACGATGGCCGCCGTCGATGACGGCGCGGATTTCCGCTGCACCGGCAGCAAGATCTGGACGACCCACGCGACGGAAGCGAATTGGATCTTCTGTCTGGTCCGGACCTCGCGCGCGGGAAAGAAGCAGCAGGGCATCACATTCCTGCTGATCGATATGACGACGCCGGGTATCGAGATTCGCCCGCTGGTGATGACCTCCGGCGAACAGGTGCAGAACCAAGTCTTCTTCGATAACGTCCGGGTGCCCAAGAGCAATGTGCTCGGCCGGATCGATGACGGCTGGACGGTCGCGAAATATCTGCTTGTCCACGAGCGCGGCGGTGCGGCCTCGCCGATGCTGCAGGTCATGGCCCAGGAGGTGGCCGCCGCGGCGGGCGGGCAGACCGGACCGGACGGCAACGCGCTGATCGACGACGCCGCGTTCGCGGCGAAACTGGCCGAGGCCCGCATTCGGACCGAGGTGCTCGAAATCCTGGAGTACCGCACGCTTTCGGAAATGGCACAGGGCAAGAATCCGGGCCCGGCGTCCTCGATGCTCAAGATCCTGGCTACCGAATTGAGTCAGCGACTCACCGAATTGGCGCTCGAGGCGGCCGGTCCACGCGGCCGGGTCTACCAGCCGCACGCCACCGAACCCGGCGGGCCGATCGCCGAATTCACCCCGCCCGCGGATGGATATCGCAGTGGCGAGGATTGGCAGGCCGTCGCGCCACTGCGCTATTTCAACGACCGGGCGGGCTCGATCTACGCGGGCAGCAACGAAATTCAGCGAAACATCCTCGCCAAGGCAGCATTGGGGCTCTGA
- a CDS encoding acyl-CoA dehydrogenase family protein translates to MDFTFTDEQELLRDTVAGFLGARYELEKSRGAAKSEAGWQPGVWHGFAEELGILGATLPERVDGMGGGPVELMIITEELGRALVVEPYVDTVVIGAGLLNRSGGDRADSVLRQIVSGAARTAFASLEPTSGQTLHDVSTTARRDGDSWVLDGVKTVVTSAPLATHLLITARTSGNRRDKDGISLFLTEFDAADPPAGMEVHSYRTIDDRLGSDITFSGFRLPADALLGIEGAAWDAIDVTVDEAIAAIASEAVGCMRKVLGDTVEYAKQRQQFGQPIGSFQVLQHRMVDMFIELEQAIAAVYLAVYALGAAAADRARAVSAAKVTISRAARFIGQNAVQLHGAMGMTEELAIGHYFKRLTVIEHEFGSSDQHLTRYAALTRP, encoded by the coding sequence ATGGACTTCACCTTCACCGACGAGCAGGAACTCCTCCGCGATACGGTGGCCGGATTCCTCGGCGCCCGTTACGAATTGGAGAAGAGTCGTGGCGCGGCGAAATCCGAGGCCGGGTGGCAGCCGGGCGTATGGCATGGATTCGCCGAGGAGCTGGGCATTCTCGGCGCGACATTGCCGGAGCGCGTCGATGGCATGGGCGGCGGTCCGGTCGAGTTGATGATCATCACCGAGGAACTGGGCCGCGCGCTCGTCGTCGAACCGTACGTCGACACGGTGGTCATCGGCGCGGGTCTGCTGAACCGCAGCGGTGGCGATCGGGCCGATTCCGTACTGCGGCAGATCGTTTCCGGTGCCGCGCGGACCGCCTTCGCGTCGTTGGAGCCGACCTCGGGTCAGACGTTGCACGACGTATCGACCACCGCGCGCCGCGACGGTGATTCGTGGGTGCTCGACGGCGTCAAGACCGTGGTGACCAGTGCGCCGCTGGCCACCCATCTCCTCATTACCGCGCGGACCTCCGGTAATCGGCGGGACAAGGACGGAATCTCGTTATTCCTCACCGAATTCGACGCGGCCGATCCGCCCGCGGGTATGGAAGTGCATTCCTACCGGACGATCGATGACAGGCTCGGGTCCGACATCACATTCAGCGGATTCCGGCTGCCCGCCGATGCGCTCTTGGGCATCGAGGGGGCGGCATGGGACGCAATCGATGTGACAGTGGACGAGGCGATCGCGGCAATCGCTTCCGAGGCCGTCGGCTGTATGCGGAAAGTCCTGGGGGACACCGTCGAATACGCCAAACAGCGGCAGCAGTTCGGTCAGCCGATCGGCAGTTTCCAAGTGTTGCAGCATCGTATGGTCGATATGTTCATCGAGCTCGAGCAGGCCATCGCCGCGGTGTACCTGGCTGTTTATGCACTGGGTGCGGCCGCCGCGGACCGGGCGCGAGCGGTCTCGGCCGCGAAGGTGACCATCAGCCGTGCCGCGCGGTTCATCGGCCAGAACGCCGTGCAGTTGCACGGCGCGATGGGGATGACCGAAGAACTCGCGATCGGTCACTACTTCAAACGCCTGACCGTGATCGAGCACGAATTCGGTTCCAGTGACCAGCATCTCACGCGTTACGCGGCACTGACGAGGCCGTAG
- a CDS encoding QsdR family transcriptional regulator, giving the protein MSDGSPRSDVDLAPKPVREDVIDLAHRWFLDGRRVDMQQLARELGIGRATLYRWWGSREVVIGEVVWRVIAEAITRVEARGSGAPAERFVRNFGKLADTVRTFEPLSRFVADDPEYGLRVLTSGYSVVQGRMIDWAASRLAGLPDLDARIEIRDLAYAIVRIGEAFVWSDIITGDPPRSEKATAMVELLVSAASGKR; this is encoded by the coding sequence GTGTCGGACGGCTCGCCGCGATCCGATGTGGACCTCGCGCCGAAGCCGGTGCGCGAGGATGTGATCGACCTCGCGCACCGCTGGTTCCTCGATGGCCGCCGCGTCGATATGCAGCAGCTCGCCCGCGAGCTGGGCATCGGCCGGGCCACGCTCTATCGCTGGTGGGGCAGTCGGGAAGTGGTGATCGGCGAGGTGGTGTGGCGCGTCATCGCGGAGGCGATCACCCGGGTCGAGGCGCGCGGATCCGGTGCGCCCGCCGAACGTTTCGTCCGCAATTTCGGCAAGCTCGCCGATACCGTGCGCACCTTCGAGCCGCTATCCCGGTTCGTCGCCGACGATCCCGAATACGGCCTGCGCGTACTGACCTCCGGTTACAGCGTCGTGCAGGGCCGCATGATCGATTGGGCCGCTTCGCGATTGGCCGGACTGCCGGATCTCGACGCACGCATCGAAATCCGCGATCTCGCCTACGCGATCGTGCGCATCGGCGAAGCCTTCGTATGGAGCGACATCATCACCGGCGACCCACCGCGATCGGAAAAGGCCACCGCCATGGTCGAACTGCTCGTTTCCGCCGCATCCGGCAAACGCTGA